In Nitrospirota bacterium, one genomic interval encodes:
- a CDS encoding glycoside hydrolase family 15 protein yields the protein MTGDHRYQPISAYAAIGNLRSVALIGLDGSIDWCCFPHMDRPSVFAALLDAARGGHFRVAASGQCRGEPRYIRDSNVLETRFRTDEGIITVTDVMPLSGDIHGCGKSEAPPEIHRIATCEEGTVELAVEWSPRFDYGRAATRMERTDGGWLATGGGDRLSLGGIGDAVITDEESGPVLRARIRMEKGERMVLVMRWGTEDVSHDVNDSMEKMRRTVDIWHEWAHHEAAAHFEAWAGKWLPLLIRSELVLKMMSHADTGAIAAAPTTSLPEAIGGVRNWDYRYTWIRDSSMTVQALVAMGHAREAVGLLEWMERVSAGGSTDGLHLQIMYGLHGESELEEQELSHFEGYRGSRPVNIGNGAAKQFQLETYGELLNTGYEWARRGGRFDDKITAFLRTVADHVQAVWDKPDYGIWEVRGEPRHFTYSKVMAWVALDRAVHLSEQFGFPGDVEQWRRTRAEIREQILEHGYNRERGAFVLAFDSDELDAANLRIPLMEFLPIDDPRVQGTIDRTLEQLTENGLVYRYRFDDGLPGEEGAFGLCTFWMVDVLALSNRLDEARSIFETMLRHVNHVGLLPEQLDAHTGEFLGNFPQAFTHIGMINSALYLAYAEGKEIPEHAPIGTPDHREAIGRP from the coding sequence GCAGTGCAGGGGGGAGCCGCGCTATATCAGGGACAGCAATGTGCTCGAAACCAGGTTCAGGACCGACGAGGGCATAATCACGGTGACCGATGTAATGCCGCTTTCGGGCGACATTCACGGCTGCGGAAAATCGGAGGCCCCTCCCGAAATCCACCGGATCGCCACCTGCGAAGAGGGCACGGTGGAGCTTGCTGTCGAATGGTCGCCCCGGTTCGACTACGGCCGCGCCGCGACCCGTATGGAGCGGACCGACGGAGGGTGGCTGGCGACGGGAGGCGGGGACAGACTCTCTCTCGGCGGCATCGGCGATGCGGTTATCACGGACGAGGAATCAGGTCCCGTGCTTCGTGCGCGCATAAGGATGGAAAAGGGAGAGCGTATGGTCCTGGTCATGCGCTGGGGCACGGAGGACGTATCGCACGATGTGAACGATTCGATGGAGAAGATGCGGCGCACGGTGGATATCTGGCATGAGTGGGCCCACCATGAAGCGGCCGCACACTTCGAGGCATGGGCGGGAAAGTGGCTTCCGCTTCTGATACGGTCCGAGCTCGTCCTCAAGATGATGTCGCATGCCGATACCGGGGCGATCGCTGCAGCTCCCACCACCTCGCTTCCCGAGGCGATCGGCGGAGTGAGGAACTGGGACTATCGCTATACCTGGATCAGGGACTCCTCGATGACCGTTCAGGCTCTCGTCGCGATGGGGCATGCACGGGAGGCGGTTGGGCTCCTCGAATGGATGGAGCGCGTCTCGGCAGGAGGCTCCACCGATGGATTACACCTGCAGATCATGTACGGGCTCCACGGCGAATCCGAGCTGGAGGAGCAGGAGCTTTCCCATTTCGAAGGGTACCGCGGTTCGCGGCCGGTGAATATCGGGAACGGGGCCGCGAAGCAGTTCCAGCTCGAAACCTACGGGGAGCTCCTCAACACGGGGTATGAATGGGCCAGGCGGGGAGGGCGGTTCGATGATAAGATCACGGCGTTCCTCCGCACAGTGGCGGACCACGTCCAGGCAGTATGGGATAAGCCCGACTACGGCATCTGGGAGGTGCGCGGAGAGCCGCGCCACTTCACCTATTCCAAGGTGATGGCATGGGTGGCGCTCGACCGTGCGGTCCACCTCTCGGAGCAGTTCGGGTTTCCCGGGGATGTCGAGCAGTGGAGGCGCACAAGAGCCGAAATCCGCGAACAGATCCTCGAGCACGGCTACAATCGTGAACGGGGCGCCTTTGTGCTCGCCTTCGATTCCGACGAGCTCGACGCAGCCAATCTCCGCATCCCCCTGATGGAGTTCCTCCCTATCGATGATCCGCGTGTCCAAGGCACTATCGACCGCACTCTCGAACAGCTCACCGAGAACGGGCTGGTTTACCGTTACCGCTTCGACGACGGGCTCCCCGGGGAGGAAGGGGCGTTCGGGCTCTGCACCTTCTGGATGGTCGATGTCCTGGCGCTCTCGAATCGCCTCGACGAAGCACGGAGCATTTTCGAGACGATGCTTCGTCATGTGAATCACGTCGGGCTCCTGCCGGAACAGCTCGATGCGCACACCGGGGAGTTCCTCGGCAATTTCCCCCAGGCATTCACGCATATCGGGATGATCAACAGCGCCCTCTATCTCGCCTATGCCGAGGGCAAGGAGATCCCGGAGCATGCGCCTATCGGCACGCCAGATCATAGAGAGGCCATCGGCAGACCATGA
- a CDS encoding Nramp family divalent metal transporter gives MGATMPGGERVQRREKVAAVPKGGDRLKWYGPGLLWMVSSVGSGSVLFTPRVGSRYGYALLWAAFLVAFLTWVIIREIGRYTVVSGRTILDGYYSIPGPRGWAVWLIFLPGLASGVVVVAGIAALVGSALAIVVPGEQAFFSIGIILISAVLVISGRYTYLEKVTTVMAVILILSTFATAVAVFPGWRVYSRGLVPVLPQDFDAYFVLPWIGFLLAGAAGMMWYSYWVAARGYGGAVFEEERPGEEELPSGSSAGAGGSSALRSWLAIMGNAAAIGVIGATLVNLSFLTLGAELFGPLDIIPQGIRVAEDIVRLLSGVWGPAGEWILIIGIFVALWGSILANQDGWGRMYADATLMLARRGSPEEGGPPRSPAGSRLLIKNGYIIVVLTALPIAVFLMLRDPVGILSIGGIISAAHLPVVITLTLYLNSRRLPAEFGPGPLWTAATVAAILFYAFFSGFYFYRLLFRTQ, from the coding sequence ATGGGCGCTACTATGCCGGGAGGCGAGCGCGTGCAGCGACGGGAGAAAGTAGCCGCTGTGCCCAAGGGAGGGGACCGCCTCAAATGGTACGGTCCCGGGCTCCTCTGGATGGTCTCTTCGGTCGGCTCGGGCTCGGTCCTTTTTACCCCGCGCGTCGGCTCCCGTTACGGTTATGCGCTCCTCTGGGCCGCCTTCCTCGTGGCCTTCCTGACCTGGGTCATTATCCGCGAGATCGGCCGCTACACCGTCGTGTCGGGCAGGACCATCCTCGACGGCTACTACAGCATTCCGGGACCGCGGGGCTGGGCTGTGTGGCTCATCTTCCTGCCGGGACTCGCGAGCGGGGTGGTGGTCGTTGCCGGGATAGCCGCTCTCGTCGGCAGCGCCCTGGCGATTGTAGTGCCCGGAGAACAGGCCTTCTTCTCGATCGGGATTATCCTCATCTCGGCTGTGCTGGTGATCAGCGGCAGGTATACCTATCTCGAAAAGGTGACTACCGTAATGGCCGTTATTCTCATCCTTTCCACCTTCGCTACTGCGGTCGCGGTTTTTCCCGGCTGGCGTGTCTATTCACGCGGCCTGGTACCGGTCCTGCCCCAGGATTTCGACGCCTACTTCGTGCTCCCCTGGATCGGCTTCCTCCTGGCCGGGGCCGCCGGGATGATGTGGTACTCATACTGGGTAGCCGCACGCGGTTATGGGGGAGCGGTCTTCGAAGAGGAGAGGCCCGGAGAGGAAGAGCTTCCGTCCGGCAGCAGCGCCGGGGCCGGCGGAAGCTCCGCGCTCCGCTCCTGGCTCGCGATCATGGGGAACGCGGCGGCGATCGGTGTGATCGGGGCGACGCTCGTCAACCTCTCCTTCCTCACCCTCGGCGCCGAGCTGTTCGGCCCCCTGGACATCATACCGCAGGGCATCCGTGTGGCCGAAGACATCGTGCGGCTGCTGTCCGGGGTATGGGGACCGGCCGGTGAGTGGATTCTCATAATCGGGATATTCGTAGCCCTCTGGGGATCGATCCTCGCCAACCAGGACGGCTGGGGCCGCATGTATGCCGACGCCACGCTCATGCTCGCGCGACGCGGCAGCCCCGAAGAGGGCGGTCCGCCCCGCAGCCCGGCAGGCAGCCGCCTCCTCATCAAGAACGGGTACATCATCGTGGTGCTGACCGCTCTTCCTATAGCCGTCTTCCTCATGCTCCGCGATCCGGTCGGCATCCTTTCCATAGGGGGCATCATCTCCGCCGCACACCTTCCCGTTGTCATAACCCTCACGCTCTACCTGAACAGCCGCAGGCTGCCCGCTGAATTCGGGCCCGGACCGCTCTGGACCGCAGCCACTGTCGCCGCCATTTTGTTTTACGCCTTCTTTTCCGGGTTCTATTTCTACCGTCTCCTGTTCCGGACTCAATAA
- a CDS encoding glycosyl hydrolase family 65 protein encodes MNSWTLTYEEFEPTRENLREALCTLGNGYFATRGAAPESGADDIHYPGAYLAGGYNRLKTEIAGRVVENEDLVNMPNWLVLTFRPEGGDWFNLMSVDLVSYRQELDIRHGVLTRAVRFRDKQGRETAIFQQRIVHMAAMHLAALVTTITPVNWSGRMQVRSALDGTVINAGVERYRQLNSKHLEPVQAGEFGRDGIFLLVQTSQSGIRVAEAARTRVYTDAGETEAERRFFSESGYAAHDLFIDAAQDRPVRIEKVVSFYTSRDFAISEPLLDGIEALGHAGAFDELLRSHRMKWSHLWDRCDIRIADSDRTQMILRLHIFHLLQTVSRNSIDLDIGVPARGWHGEAYRGHIFWDELFIFPYLNLRIPILTRSLLLYRYRRLERARMTAREEGFRGALFPWQSGSNGREETQKLHLNPKSGRWLPDHTHLQRHVTAAIAYNVWQYFEATGDREFMATYGAEMLLGIARLLSSIAVYNGELDRYEMPGVIGPDEYHERYPDSESPGIDNNAYTNIMTVWVLRTAIKALGMLQAKRRSDLRESIGLDNAEIELWQDIARKMRVVFHGDGIISQFEGYDRLQEFDWEGYRRKYGNIQRLDRILEAEGDTTNRYKVSKQADVLMLFYLFSVEELGKLFSDMGYDFDPRMVPKNIDYYLHRSSNGSTLSNIVHSWVLARSNRPGSLELFNRALESDLSDIQGGTTHEGIHLGALAGTVDILQRCYTGLEFCDDVLLFNPRIPEGLNRLSMSIKYRGNWLDVVTTPESMVISSSRGEMETAKIGFRGEVYELKPGEALTFPLQPSAVPSL; translated from the coding sequence ATGAACAGCTGGACGCTGACGTATGAGGAGTTCGAGCCGACGAGAGAGAATCTCAGGGAGGCGCTCTGCACTCTGGGCAACGGCTATTTCGCGACGAGGGGCGCGGCGCCGGAGTCGGGGGCCGACGACATCCACTATCCCGGCGCCTACCTGGCCGGAGGATACAACCGCCTGAAGACAGAGATCGCCGGCCGCGTCGTCGAGAACGAAGACCTGGTGAACATGCCGAACTGGCTCGTCCTCACCTTCAGGCCGGAGGGAGGCGACTGGTTCAACCTCATGTCCGTCGACCTCGTCTCCTACCGGCAGGAGCTGGACATACGGCACGGCGTACTCACGCGGGCCGTCCGCTTCAGGGATAAACAGGGCAGGGAGACCGCGATCTTCCAGCAGCGGATCGTGCACATGGCGGCGATGCACCTGGCCGCGCTGGTCACCACGATCACTCCCGTAAACTGGTCGGGCCGCATGCAGGTCCGTTCGGCCCTGGACGGGACCGTGATCAACGCAGGGGTGGAGCGTTACCGGCAGCTCAACAGCAAGCACCTCGAACCGGTGCAGGCCGGGGAGTTCGGCAGGGACGGGATATTCCTGCTGGTGCAGACCAGCCAGTCCGGCATCCGCGTTGCCGAGGCTGCAAGGACCAGGGTCTATACCGATGCCGGGGAGACGGAGGCGGAAAGACGCTTCTTCTCCGAGAGCGGATACGCTGCCCATGACCTCTTCATCGATGCGGCGCAGGACAGACCCGTGAGGATAGAGAAGGTCGTCTCGTTCTACACCTCGAGGGACTTCGCGATCTCGGAACCGCTCCTCGACGGCATCGAGGCCCTCGGGCATGCAGGCGCCTTCGATGAGCTCCTCCGCAGCCATCGCATGAAATGGAGCCATCTCTGGGACCGCTGCGATATCCGGATCGCGGACAGCGACCGCACCCAGATGATCCTGAGGCTGCATATCTTCCACCTCCTCCAGACCGTCTCCCGGAACTCGATCGACCTCGACATCGGCGTTCCGGCGAGAGGATGGCACGGCGAGGCATACCGGGGACACATATTCTGGGACGAGCTCTTCATCTTCCCGTACCTGAACCTGAGAATACCGATCCTCACCCGCTCCCTGCTCCTGTACCGCTACCGCAGGCTCGAGAGGGCGCGTATGACAGCGCGGGAAGAGGGGTTCAGGGGCGCCCTCTTCCCGTGGCAGAGCGGCAGCAACGGCAGAGAGGAGACGCAGAAGCTCCATCTCAACCCGAAGTCGGGCCGCTGGCTTCCGGACCACACCCATCTCCAGCGCCACGTCACCGCGGCGATCGCCTACAACGTCTGGCAGTATTTCGAGGCGACCGGTGACAGGGAGTTCATGGCCACCTACGGAGCCGAGATGCTCCTCGGGATAGCCCGGCTGCTGTCGAGCATCGCCGTCTACAACGGGGAGCTGGACCGCTACGAGATGCCCGGCGTGATCGGCCCCGACGAATACCACGAGCGGTACCCTGACTCCGAGAGCCCGGGGATCGACAACAACGCCTATACCAACATCATGACCGTCTGGGTGCTCCGCACCGCGATCAAGGCCCTCGGGATGCTCCAGGCCAAGAGGCGGAGCGACCTGCGGGAGAGCATCGGCCTGGACAACGCCGAGATCGAGCTCTGGCAGGACATAGCCCGCAAGATGCGCGTCGTCTTTCACGGGGACGGCATCATAAGCCAGTTCGAGGGATACGACCGGCTGCAGGAGTTCGATTGGGAGGGCTACCGCAGGAAATACGGGAACATACAGCGCCTCGACCGCATCCTCGAGGCAGAGGGGGATACCACCAACCGCTACAAGGTCTCGAAGCAGGCGGACGTGCTCATGCTCTTCTATCTCTTCTCCGTAGAAGAGCTCGGGAAGCTGTTTTCGGATATGGGATACGATTTCGATCCCCGGATGGTGCCGAAGAACATCGATTACTATTTACACCGCAGCTCCAACGGCTCCACCTTGAGCAATATCGTCCATTCGTGGGTATTGGCGCGGTCGAACCGCCCCGGCTCCCTCGAGCTGTTCAACAGGGCGCTCGAAAGCGACCTCTCCGACATCCAGGGAGGCACCACCCACGAAGGCATCCACCTCGGCGCCCTGGCAGGCACCGTCGATATCCTGCAGCGGTGCTATACGGGGCTCGAGTTCTGCGACGACGTGCTCTTGTTCAACCCGAGGATCCCGGAAGGCCTGAACAGGCTCTCGATGAGCATCAAGTACCGGGGGAACTGGCTCGATGTCGTCACCACGCCGGAGTCGATGGTCATCTCCTCGAGCAGAGGCGAGATGGAGACGGCGAAGATAGGGTTCCGCGGCGAGGTGTACGAGCTGAAGCCGGGCGAGGCCCTCACCTTCCCCCTGCAGCCCTCGGCCGTTCCTTCCCTCTGA
- a CDS encoding sensory rhodopsin transducer, with product MKIIGRTTWAIPGGRIPLNSTGPEPDFTSNEELCILNAGYQDAKVEITVFYESRDPVGPYRITVPAKRTRHVRFNDLIAPEAMPLDTDYACIVDSDVAIVVQFNRRDTSRAENALMGVMAFPVD from the coding sequence ATGAAGATCATAGGAAGAACGACCTGGGCCATACCCGGGGGGCGCATTCCCCTGAACAGCACCGGACCGGAGCCCGACTTCACCAGCAATGAAGAGCTCTGCATCCTGAACGCGGGGTACCAGGATGCGAAGGTGGAGATCACCGTCTTTTACGAGAGCCGCGATCCTGTCGGACCGTACCGGATAACCGTGCCCGCCAAACGGACCAGGCACGTACGGTTCAACGACCTGATCGCCCCCGAGGCGATGCCGCTCGATACCGACTATGCCTGCATCGTCGATTCTGATGTCGCCATCGTCGTCCAGTTCAACCGCCGCGATACGAGCAGGGCCGAGAACGCCCTCATGGGTGTCATGGCCTTTCCGGTCGACTGA
- a CDS encoding amidinotransferase: MSQAHTACPVNSHNEWDPLEEIVVGRLEGATIPPAHVCVTFSIPPLTKKLYRLAAGRRYPKSLVKRAQKELDGFIHLLEAEGVVVRRPDALDFHAEFKTPHWSARGFCVACPRDTFLVVGSEIIETPSCWRSRYFESYAYRSLFKEYFIKGARWTAAPRPELTDDLYDYNFRLPKKGEPLRYIINGNEPVFDAADFVRCGRDIFVTRSNVTNLLGIEWLRRHLGEPYRIHEIESRCRQPMHIDSSFLPLAPGKALVNPEYIDVTRLPPVLKSWDILIAPRPDPVKGLIAKASSAVSEWTSINVLMLDEKRVVVDSSQTSLIKALKEWGFTPIPCAFNNYRPFGGAFHCATLDIRRRGALQSYF, from the coding sequence ATGAGCCAGGCGCATACCGCTTGTCCCGTCAATTCGCACAACGAGTGGGACCCGCTCGAGGAGATCGTCGTCGGGAGGCTGGAGGGGGCGACCATCCCTCCTGCGCATGTGTGCGTAACGTTCAGCATCCCGCCGCTGACGAAAAAGCTCTACCGCCTCGCTGCGGGACGCAGGTACCCGAAATCACTGGTGAAGCGTGCGCAGAAAGAGCTCGACGGGTTCATTCACCTCCTCGAAGCCGAGGGGGTCGTCGTGCGGCGGCCTGACGCTCTCGATTTCCATGCGGAATTCAAAACGCCGCACTGGTCGGCCAGGGGCTTCTGTGTGGCATGTCCGCGCGATACGTTCCTGGTGGTCGGCAGCGAGATCATCGAGACCCCCTCGTGCTGGCGCTCACGGTATTTCGAGTCCTATGCCTACCGCAGCCTCTTCAAGGAGTACTTTATAAAAGGGGCGAGGTGGACGGCAGCCCCGAGACCCGAGCTGACCGACGACCTTTACGACTATAACTTCAGGCTCCCTAAAAAAGGAGAGCCTCTGCGCTACATCATCAACGGGAATGAGCCGGTCTTCGATGCCGCGGACTTCGTGCGCTGCGGGAGAGATATCTTCGTGACGAGAAGCAACGTCACCAACCTCCTCGGCATCGAATGGCTGCGCCGGCACCTCGGCGAACCCTACCGGATACACGAGATCGAGAGCCGCTGCCGCCAACCGATGCATATCGATTCGTCGTTCCTGCCGCTGGCGCCGGGCAAGGCGCTGGTGAATCCCGAGTACATCGACGTCACCCGGCTCCCGCCGGTCCTGAAGTCCTGGGATATCCTGATCGCGCCCCGGCCCGACCCTGTCAAAGGGCTCATCGCGAAGGCCTCGTCGGCAGTGAGCGAGTGGACGAGCATCAATGTGCTGATGCTCGACGAGAAGCGGGTGGTCGTGGACAGCTCCCAAACATCTCTCATCAAGGCGCTCAAGGAGTGGGGGTTTACGCCTATCCCCTGCGCGTTCAACAACTACCGGCCCTTCGGCGGCGCCTTTCACTGCGCCACTCTCGATATACGGCGCAGGGGGGCGCTGCAGTCGTACTTCTGA
- a CDS encoding YhjD/YihY/BrkB family envelope integrity protein produces the protein MKRLPAGVLKAFAVRFGGMLWIAARAIFDEQLMLRTMSLVYTTLLSLIPLLAVSFSLVKAFGVHTRMEGVIANALAPIGPAGEDLARRVITTVEEVDLGVLGAVGFIFLLYKALFLIYKIERALNHIWQVESTRRMLRRFGDYTIVLLVGPVLLLTAAGITFSLMSTTLVQRLLSIRLLGPLVDAAGALVPYGIVVAVFTFIYMFLPDTKVRFGSALIGGILAGIGWEAAGWIFATFTISSAEYSAVYSGFAIPILFLMWLYMSWFILLIGARIAFYHQNFWQNFRQNFGQDFLRHPRLVAAPQDTLSRCRATERLSLSVMFFIGEQFYHKKTPWRLDALAKRLEVPAGSVQEVLGRLERKGIIAATRDKPPAYLPARAIETITLQEILEAEEPGTGDGYGGAASAPHEVDVLLDRIDHARARSLEDRTLRDLVLAGTEEKQGETIPG, from the coding sequence GTGAAGCGCCTCCCGGCCGGCGTCCTGAAGGCGTTCGCGGTACGGTTCGGGGGGATGCTCTGGATAGCGGCGCGGGCGATCTTCGACGAGCAGCTCATGCTGAGGACCATGAGCCTCGTCTATACCACGCTCCTCTCGCTCATTCCCCTGCTGGCGGTAAGCTTCTCCCTGGTCAAGGCCTTCGGCGTCCATACCAGGATGGAGGGCGTCATCGCGAACGCCCTGGCGCCGATAGGGCCCGCAGGAGAGGACCTCGCACGGCGGGTGATCACGACCGTCGAGGAGGTCGACCTCGGCGTCCTCGGCGCCGTAGGCTTCATTTTCCTGCTCTACAAGGCGCTCTTTCTTATATACAAGATCGAGCGGGCCCTCAACCATATCTGGCAGGTGGAGAGCACGAGGAGGATGCTGCGCCGGTTCGGCGACTACACCATCGTGCTGCTCGTCGGACCGGTTCTCCTCCTTACGGCAGCCGGCATCACCTTCTCGTTGATGAGCACGACCCTCGTACAGCGGCTGCTCTCGATACGGCTGCTCGGCCCGCTGGTCGATGCAGCCGGCGCGCTGGTACCCTACGGCATCGTCGTCGCGGTATTCACCTTCATCTACATGTTCCTGCCGGATACGAAGGTGCGCTTCGGCTCTGCGCTCATAGGCGGCATACTGGCAGGGATCGGCTGGGAGGCTGCGGGCTGGATATTCGCGACCTTCACCATATCCTCGGCCGAATATTCGGCCGTCTACTCGGGGTTCGCCATCCCCATACTCTTTCTCATGTGGCTGTATATGAGCTGGTTCATTCTTCTCATCGGTGCGCGGATCGCTTTTTATCATCAGAATTTCTGGCAGAATTTCCGGCAGAACTTCGGGCAGGATTTCCTCCGGCATCCCCGGCTCGTTGCAGCGCCGCAGGATACTCTCTCCCGGTGCAGGGCAACGGAGCGGCTCTCGCTTTCGGTCATGTTCTTCATCGGCGAACAGTTTTATCATAAGAAGACGCCGTGGAGGCTCGATGCCCTCGCCAAGCGGCTCGAGGTGCCGGCCGGCAGCGTCCAGGAGGTGCTCGGGCGTCTCGAAAGGAAGGGCATTATCGCCGCGACCCGCGATAAACCGCCGGCCTATCTCCCGGCGCGGGCGATCGAGACCATAACGCTGCAGGAGATACTCGAAGCGGAAGAACCGGGTACAGGGGACGGATACGGCGGAGCCGCCTCCGCCCCTCACGAGGTCGACGTCCTCCTCGACCGTATCGACCATGCCCGGGCCCGCTCCCTGGAAGACCGAACGCTCCGGGACCTCGTCCTCGCGGGCACGGAAGAGAAGCAGGGCGAGACGATACCCGGGTGA
- a CDS encoding D-arabinono-1,4-lactone oxidase, translated as MQQEWTNWSGSLRFTPGSTETPSDEEELAQLVCRAASDGRTVRAAGAGHSSSPLVQTEDILVSMERFRGVEHHDPGAREVTVKSGMMLREANRAFLDLGLALENLGDVDLQSLVGAIGTGTHGTGRRFHILSHHLIGGRLVNGRGEIVEFPMERDSEFVLAARVALGALGIFTALRLRLVPAFRLHRREWCAHIEDCLADLDRLIEENRNFDFYWYPRSDEAKLRTLNFPEEDQKTTIPYARCVKEMSGWSGEVIPRQRELRFDEIEFFFPAEAGPRCFREVRKRVKARHRKSVGWRVLYRTIAADNAYLSGAHSRDSVTISLHQNNTLPYDEYFRDIEHIFRDYGGRPHWGKKHYLKAGDLRPLYPMWDRFLELRQRMDPEGVFLNPYLSELLGCGRTAPLHA; from the coding sequence ATGCAGCAGGAGTGGACGAACTGGTCCGGCAGTCTGAGGTTTACGCCCGGCAGCACCGAGACCCCCTCGGACGAGGAAGAGCTCGCGCAGCTCGTGTGCAGGGCTGCATCCGACGGGCGCACCGTGCGTGCAGCGGGCGCAGGCCACTCCTCCTCTCCGCTGGTGCAAACCGAGGATATTCTCGTCTCCATGGAGAGGTTCAGAGGAGTCGAGCACCACGACCCCGGAGCCCGGGAGGTGACGGTAAAGTCCGGGATGATGCTCAGAGAGGCGAACCGGGCGTTTCTCGATCTCGGCCTGGCGCTGGAGAACCTCGGGGACGTGGACCTGCAGTCCCTTGTCGGCGCTATCGGCACCGGCACCCACGGTACGGGGAGGCGGTTCCATATCCTCTCTCATCATCTCATCGGCGGCCGCCTGGTAAACGGCAGGGGCGAGATCGTCGAGTTCCCAATGGAAAGAGATTCCGAATTTGTTCTCGCCGCGCGGGTCGCTCTCGGCGCGCTCGGTATCTTCACCGCGCTCAGGCTCCGCCTCGTGCCCGCGTTCCGTCTCCACCGCAGGGAGTGGTGCGCCCATATCGAAGACTGTCTGGCGGACCTGGACCGGCTCATCGAGGAAAACAGGAACTTCGACTTCTATTGGTATCCCCGGAGCGACGAGGCCAAGCTCAGGACGCTCAATTTCCCCGAAGAGGATCAGAAGACGACGATACCTTATGCCAGGTGCGTGAAGGAGATGTCGGGCTGGAGCGGCGAGGTCATACCACGGCAGCGCGAGCTCAGGTTTGACGAGATCGAGTTCTTCTTTCCGGCCGAGGCAGGGCCCCGATGCTTCAGGGAGGTGCGCAAGAGGGTGAAAGCGCGGCATCGAAAGAGCGTCGGCTGGCGGGTGCTCTATCGAACGATCGCTGCCGACAATGCGTACCTGAGCGGCGCGCACAGCCGCGACTCGGTCACGATTTCCCTGCACCAGAACAATACGCTCCCTTACGATGAGTACTTCAGGGATATCGAGCATATATTCCGGGACTACGGAGGCCGGCCCCACTGGGGAAAGAAGCATTACCTGAAAGCCGGAGACCTGAGACCGCTCTATCCGATGTGGGACCGGTTCCTGGAGCTCCGGCAGCGGATGGACCCCGAAGGGGTATTCCTGAACCCCTACCTGAGCGAGCTCCTCGGGTGCGGACGGACCGCACCGCTGCATGCCTGA
- a CDS encoding sensory rhodopsin transducer translates to MRSPSVPIGRKRWAIPEGYIPGWSHGPEPQFTSHETVCLLNAGNDDAHVEITIFYTDREPAGPYRVTVPARRTQHLRFNNLSDPEPIPRDTDFASVIESDVPIVVQHTRLDSRQSENALLSTIAWAE, encoded by the coding sequence ATGCGTTCGCCATCTGTTCCGATAGGCCGCAAGCGATGGGCCATTCCGGAGGGTTATATCCCCGGCTGGAGCCACGGCCCCGAGCCGCAGTTCACCAGCCATGAGACCGTATGCCTGCTCAATGCGGGCAATGACGACGCTCATGTGGAGATCACGATTTTCTACACCGATCGCGAGCCTGCCGGCCCCTATCGTGTTACGGTCCCGGCGCGCCGCACGCAGCATCTGCGCTTCAACAATCTCAGCGACCCCGAGCCTATTCCCCGCGACACCGACTTCGCCAGCGTCATCGAATCCGATGTGCCTATCGTCGTACAGCATACGCGGCTCGATTCGCGCCAGTCCGAGAACGCGCTGCTCTCCACCATTGCGTGGGCCGAGTGA